One window of the Streptomyces sp. TS71-3 genome contains the following:
- a CDS encoding sodium:solute symporter, which translates to MRQLDLVVVVVYLVAIAWIGLRLSGRQRTAKGYFIGEGGMPWWTVAFSVVATETSVLTVISVPGGAYSGQAFGNVELALGYVIGRVVVAGVLIPLYKRGGFVSAYQYLGDRFGLRLQGLASVTFVFTRLLAEGVRLFASAIPIKLLLDEFGVHAGYQVIIIVLTIITVVYTYLGGIKAVIWTDAIQMGLYLGGAILAVAVLSSHVGGQGIADALHAGQFKVFDTDFSPAHILTSSFALPTAIIGGAIFAMASHGSDQLMVQRILATRTLRDGQKAMIASGVFVTIQFAAFSLVGALLWSYNKGRTFKDLGLASSDNLYPQFILHGLPVVISGLLVAGILGAAMGSLSAALNSMSNSTVADIIHSFFRRTPSDATLLKLARVMTLVWAVLMAVFACAFSTSTGNVYLTGLAIAGYTYGALLGAFLLGRLVRRANEVDSVVAFLVTVAVMTYIVRWVKIDVTVAGATVPTAIAAQWLVPIGVVITLVVGGVMSLFHRPPVAAATGPRDGETGEGPERVAAPAGKE; encoded by the coding sequence GTGCGCCAACTCGACCTCGTGGTGGTGGTCGTCTACCTCGTCGCGATCGCCTGGATCGGACTGCGGCTGTCCGGCCGGCAGAGGACCGCCAAGGGATACTTCATCGGCGAGGGCGGCATGCCCTGGTGGACCGTCGCGTTCTCCGTGGTGGCCACCGAGACCAGCGTCCTGACCGTCATCAGCGTGCCCGGCGGCGCCTACAGCGGCCAGGCCTTCGGCAACGTCGAGCTGGCACTGGGCTACGTCATCGGCCGCGTCGTGGTGGCCGGCGTCCTGATCCCGCTCTACAAGCGCGGCGGGTTCGTCAGCGCCTACCAGTACCTCGGCGACAGGTTCGGGCTGAGGCTCCAGGGCCTCGCCTCGGTGACGTTCGTCTTCACCCGCCTGCTCGCCGAGGGCGTCAGGCTGTTCGCCTCGGCGATCCCCATCAAGCTGCTGCTCGACGAGTTCGGGGTGCACGCCGGCTACCAGGTCATCATCATCGTGCTGACCATCATCACCGTCGTCTACACCTACCTCGGCGGCATCAAGGCGGTCATCTGGACCGACGCCATCCAGATGGGCCTCTACCTCGGCGGCGCGATCCTGGCCGTCGCGGTCCTCTCCAGCCACGTCGGCGGCCAGGGCATCGCGGACGCGCTGCACGCGGGGCAGTTCAAGGTCTTCGACACCGACTTCTCGCCGGCCCACATCCTGACCAGCTCCTTCGCCCTGCCGACGGCCATCATCGGCGGTGCCATCTTCGCCATGGCGAGCCACGGCTCCGACCAGCTCATGGTCCAGCGCATCCTGGCCACCCGGACGCTGCGGGACGGCCAGAAGGCCATGATCGCCTCCGGTGTGTTCGTCACGATCCAGTTCGCCGCGTTCTCCCTGGTCGGCGCGTTGCTGTGGTCCTACAACAAGGGCAGGACCTTCAAGGACCTCGGGCTCGCCAGCTCCGACAACCTCTACCCGCAGTTCATCCTGCACGGCCTGCCCGTCGTCATCTCGGGCCTGCTCGTGGCCGGCATCCTGGGCGCCGCGATGGGCTCCCTGTCCGCGGCGCTGAACTCCATGTCGAACTCGACGGTCGCCGACATCATCCACAGCTTCTTCCGTCGAACGCCCTCGGACGCCACCCTGCTGAAACTCGCGCGGGTGATGACGCTGGTCTGGGCGGTGCTGATGGCCGTCTTCGCCTGCGCCTTCAGCACGAGCACCGGCAACGTCTACCTGACGGGCCTCGCCATCGCCGGCTACACCTACGGCGCGCTGCTCGGCGCGTTCCTCCTCGGCCGGCTGGTGCGGCGCGCGAACGAGGTCGACTCCGTCGTGGCGTTCCTGGTCACGGTCGCCGTCATGACCTACATCGTGCGCTGGGTGAAGATCGACGTCACCGTGGCGGGGGCCACCGTGCCGACGGCCATCGCCGCCCAGTGGCTGGTGCCGATCGGCGTGGTGATCACCCTGGTCGTCGGCGGTGTGATGAGCCTGTTCCACCGTCCGCCGGTGGCCGCCGCGACCGGGCCGCGCGACGGCGAGACGGGCGAGGGCCCGGAGCGGGTCGCCGCGCCCGCCGGCAAGGAGTGA
- a CDS encoding anhydro-N-acetylmuramic acid kinase, translating into MRVIGLMSGTSYDAIEAAAADLTLDGDTLLMRPLGHLSVRYPDELRALIGASLPPAATSARDVCALDTGIGQAFAEAAGRAQRELCGGAADLVVSHGQTMYHWVEEGAVHGTLQLGQPAWIAEATGLPVVSDLRSRDVAAGGQGAPLVAMTDALLLGGLPGVPAALNLGGIANVTVVAPGAAPLAFDTGPANALLDAAVRYFTEGAAEYDEDGRRAAAGRVRPELLKVLLEDPYYLRPAPKSTGKEHFHLPYLQRALAAVAGSSPSSPSSPSSPFSPSSPDDVLATLTRLTAVTVADACRAHGVTELVVSGGGARNPVLMGMIAEELPGVGLRPSGDLGIPSDAKEALAFALLGFLTVHGLPGTFPSGTGARRATLLGSITPGSGPLRLPAPAPRPPRALRIVDSAA; encoded by the coding sequence GTGCGCGTGATCGGACTGATGTCGGGCACGTCCTACGACGCGATCGAGGCGGCCGCCGCCGACCTCACCCTGGACGGCGACACCCTGCTGATGCGGCCCCTCGGGCACCTGTCCGTCCGCTACCCGGACGAGCTGCGCGCCCTGATCGGTGCGAGCCTGCCGCCGGCGGCGACCAGCGCCCGGGACGTCTGCGCCCTGGACACCGGCATCGGACAGGCCTTCGCCGAGGCGGCCGGCCGCGCCCAGCGGGAGCTGTGCGGGGGAGCGGCCGACCTGGTGGTCTCGCACGGCCAGACCATGTACCACTGGGTCGAGGAGGGTGCCGTGCACGGCACCCTCCAGCTCGGCCAGCCCGCCTGGATCGCCGAGGCCACCGGGCTGCCGGTGGTCTCCGACCTGCGCTCGCGGGACGTCGCCGCGGGCGGCCAGGGAGCGCCGCTGGTCGCCATGACCGACGCGCTGCTGCTGGGCGGCCTCCCCGGCGTCCCCGCCGCGCTGAACCTGGGCGGCATCGCCAACGTCACCGTCGTCGCGCCCGGCGCTGCGCCGCTGGCCTTCGACACCGGGCCCGCGAACGCGCTGCTGGACGCGGCCGTGCGGTACTTCACCGAGGGTGCGGCCGAGTACGACGAGGACGGGCGGCGGGCCGCCGCGGGGCGGGTCAGGCCCGAGCTGCTGAAGGTGCTCCTGGAGGACCCCTACTACCTGCGGCCCGCGCCGAAGAGCACCGGCAAGGAGCACTTCCACCTGCCGTACCTCCAGCGTGCGCTGGCCGCGGTGGCCGGGTCCTCCCCGTCCTCGCCGTCTTCCCCGTCCTCGCCGTTCTCGCCGTCCTCGCCGGACGACGTCCTGGCGACCCTGACCCGGCTGACGGCGGTCACGGTGGCCGACGCCTGCCGGGCGCACGGGGTCACGGAGCTCGTCGTCTCCGGGGGCGGGGCGCGCAATCCCGTGCTGATGGGGATGATCGCCGAGGAACTGCCCGGGGTGGGCCTCCGCCCGAGCGGCGACCTGGGGATCCCCTCCGACGCGAAGGAGGCGCTGGCCTTCGCCCTCCTCGGCTTCCTCACGGTGCACGGGCTGCCCGGGACGTTCCCCTCCGGGACGGGGGCGCGCAGGGCAACGCTCCTGGGAAGCATCACGCCGGGCTCGGGCCCCCTGCGCCTCCCCGCCCCGGCCCCCCGGCCACCCCGGGCCCTACGGATCGTCGACTCCGCCGCCTGA
- a CDS encoding phosphatase PAP2 family protein: MGDSTVTAVEDPHKDFISPMLDRPRRWGVRGARDVVDSARALPRNIAEATPRSVLTRLRTPHRPRLWFEVMLIIASYWLYSMIRSAVPEQRGQALRNADWLWNLERQIGLGVESAINKGVNSINWLIVGMNYWYATMHFVVTIGVLAWLYRRHPGRYSASRLVLLVTTGSALLGYYLYPLAPPRLISNSLFIDTVVTHRTWGSLGSGSLKDVSNQYAAMPSMHIGWSVWCALTVFALAKSPWVKALAVLYPCITTVVIMATANHFWLDAVGGLICLGFGYLVSRWWYGTWPYALPRRVPRHLPLSGAASVPLAAGTPRVRPTGCTNLETVELTRRTGRRRARR; this comes from the coding sequence ATGGGTGACTCGACCGTGACCGCTGTGGAAGATCCACACAAGGACTTCATCTCACCCATGCTGGACCGCCCGCGCCGCTGGGGCGTGCGCGGCGCCCGGGATGTCGTCGACAGCGCGAGGGCCCTCCCCCGGAACATCGCGGAGGCCACCCCGCGGTCGGTGCTGACCCGGCTGCGCACCCCGCACAGGCCGCGCCTGTGGTTCGAGGTGATGCTGATCATCGCGAGCTACTGGCTCTACTCGATGATCCGCAGCGCGGTCCCGGAGCAGCGCGGCCAGGCCCTGCGGAACGCCGACTGGCTGTGGAACCTGGAGCGCCAGATCGGGCTCGGCGTGGAGAGCGCCATCAACAAGGGCGTCAACTCCATCAACTGGCTGATCGTCGGGATGAACTACTGGTACGCGACGATGCACTTCGTGGTCACGATCGGTGTGCTGGCCTGGCTGTACCGGCGGCATCCGGGCCGCTACTCGGCGTCGCGCCTGGTCCTGCTCGTCACCACGGGATCTGCCCTGCTCGGCTACTACCTGTATCCGCTCGCACCGCCTCGGTTGATAAGCAACAGCCTGTTCATCGACACGGTGGTGACGCACCGGACCTGGGGCTCGCTGGGCTCCGGCAGCCTGAAGGACGTCTCGAACCAGTACGCGGCGATGCCGTCCATGCACATCGGCTGGTCGGTCTGGTGCGCCCTCACCGTCTTCGCGCTGGCGAAGAGCCCCTGGGTGAAGGCGCTCGCGGTGCTCTACCCCTGCATCACGACCGTGGTCATCATGGCCACCGCCAACCACTTCTGGCTGGACGCGGTGGGCGGGCTCATCTGCCTGGGGTTCGGGTACCTCGTGTCCCGCTGGTGGTACGGCACGTGGCCCTACGCCCTCCCGCGCCGCGTGCCACGCCACCTCCCGCTCAGCGGCGCGGCGTCGGTCCCGCTGGCCGCGGGGACACCGCGGGTGCGGCCGACGGGCTGCACGAACCTGGAGACGGTCGAGCTCACGCGGAGGACGGGGCGGAGGCGCGCCAGACGCTGA
- a CDS encoding LacI family DNA-binding transcriptional regulator: MTARLSDIAAQAGVSEATVSRVLNGKPGVAAATRQSVLAALDVLGYERPVRLRQRSAGLVGLITPELENPIFPALAQVIGQALTRQGYTPVLATQTPGGSTEDELTEMLVERGVSGIIYVSGLHADTTADTQRYDRLRAQGVPFVLVDGFSPKVQAPFISPDDRAAAHLAVTHLVSLGHTRIGLALGPKRFVPVQRKIEGFVAAMRDQLGLDPDDIHTRLVQHSLYTLEGGQAATAALIERGCTAIVCASDMMALGAIRAVRQQGLDVPADVSVVGFDDSPLIAFTDPPLTTVRKPVPAMGQAAVRTLLEEIGGTPAPHSEFVFMPELVVRGSTASVSPTSSSGFGPSASKGPKNRKG, translated from the coding sequence GTGACCGCACGGCTCTCCGACATCGCAGCCCAGGCGGGAGTCAGCGAGGCGACCGTCAGCCGGGTGCTGAACGGCAAACCGGGCGTCGCCGCGGCCACCCGCCAGTCCGTGCTGGCCGCCCTCGACGTGCTCGGCTACGAGCGTCCCGTGCGGTTGCGCCAGCGCAGCGCCGGCCTGGTCGGCCTGATCACGCCCGAGCTGGAGAACCCGATCTTCCCCGCGCTCGCCCAGGTCATCGGCCAGGCACTGACCCGCCAGGGGTACACGCCCGTGCTGGCCACCCAGACCCCCGGCGGCTCCACGGAGGACGAGCTGACCGAGATGCTGGTGGAGCGGGGCGTCTCCGGGATCATCTACGTCTCCGGGCTGCACGCGGACACCACGGCGGACACCCAGCGCTACGACCGGCTGCGCGCCCAGGGCGTGCCGTTCGTGCTCGTGGACGGCTTCTCGCCGAAGGTGCAGGCGCCCTTCATCTCACCGGACGACCGGGCGGCCGCCCATCTCGCGGTGACCCACCTGGTCTCGCTCGGGCACACCCGGATCGGTCTCGCGCTCGGGCCGAAGCGGTTCGTGCCGGTGCAGCGGAAGATCGAGGGCTTCGTGGCGGCGATGCGGGACCAGCTCGGGCTGGACCCCGACGACATCCACACCCGTCTCGTCCAGCACTCCCTCTACACCCTGGAGGGCGGCCAGGCGGCGACGGCGGCGCTGATCGAGCGCGGCTGCACGGCGATCGTGTGCGCCAGCGACATGATGGCGCTGGGCGCGATCCGGGCGGTGCGGCAGCAGGGGCTCGACGTGCCCGCGGACGTCTCGGTGGTCGGGTTCGACGACTCCCCGCTGATCGCCTTCACCGATCCGCCGCTGACCACGGTCCGCAAGCCGGTGCCCGCGATGGGTCAGGCGGCCGTGCGCACCCTGCTGGAGGAGATCGGCGGGACGCCCGCCCCGCACAGCGAGTTCGTCTTCATGCCGGAACTGGTGGTGCGGGGGTCCACGGCCTCGGTCTCTCCGACCAGTTCGAGCGGTTTCGGACCTTCTGCATCAAAAGGACCAAAAAACCGTAAAGGCTAG